The Elaeis guineensis isolate ETL-2024a chromosome 13, EG11, whole genome shotgun sequence genome includes a region encoding these proteins:
- the LOC140853224 gene encoding uncharacterized protein: MALPRGTLPPKNRPASPPEGVIHSLRHLVKLVQVKEVRRRSLLPLLVSTATLPQGNDSKNALLQEYLKRSKENKARNDKERLDDYYKRNYKDYFEFFEGSAREKKEELLSESERAIRAWLEKNKK, translated from the exons ATGGCTCTGCCTCGGGGAACTCTCCCTCCAAAGAACAGGCCAGCTTCTCCTCCTGAGGGAGTGATCCATAGTCTCAGACACCTCGTTAAATTGGTTCAGGTAAAGGAAGTTAGAAGAAGGAGCCTGTTGCCTTTGCTGGTATCAACAGCCACACTCCCACAAGGCAACGACTCAAAGAATGCCCTTCTTCAAG AGTATCTAAAGAGATCCAAAGAGAACAAAGCAAGAAATGACAAAGAG AGACTAGATGATTACTACAAGCGGAACTACAAGGATTACTTTGAATTCTTTGAAGGTTCggcgagagagaaaaaagaggagcTGCTTTCTGAATCTGAAAGGGCCATCCGTGCGTGGCTTGAGAAGAACAAAAAATGA
- the LOC140853223 gene encoding glycosyltransferase BC10-like, with translation MSMCDAERRLLANALLDLSNEWFVLLSESCIPLSNFSIAYKHLMRSRHSFIGAMDDPGPYGRGRYNLNMAPEVNITQWRKGSQWFAVSRKSAVSIVKDTTYYPKFENFCKPNCYVDEHYFPTLLTIESPHLLANRSITWVDWSRGGAHPATFGGADITETFIRSILEGHTCLYNNQSTSLCHLFARKFAPSALEPLLQVAPKMLGFG, from the coding sequence ATGAGCATGTGCGATGCTGAGAGACGACTCCTTGCAAATGCTCTGTTAGATCTTTCAAATGAATGGTTTGTTCTGCTGTCTGAGTCTTGCATCCCACTATCTAACTTCAGCATCGCCTACAAACACTTGATGAGATCTAGGCACAGTTTTATTGGGGCTATGGATGATCCGGGACCTTATGGAAGAGGACGGTACAACTTGAACATGGCACCTGAGGTCAACATCACACAATGGCGTAAAGGCTCTCAGTGGTTTGCAGTTAGTCGGAAATCTGCAGTCAGTATAGTGAAAGATACCACGTACTATCCAAAGTTTGAAAACTTCTGCAAGCCAAATTGTTACGTGGATGAACACTACTTTCCTACCTTGCTCACCATTGAATCACCACATCTTCTGGCGAATAGAAGTATTACTTGGGTAGACTGGTCGAGGGGTGGTGCTCACCCAGCAACATTTGGGGGGGCTGATATTACGGAAACATTTATAAGGAGTATTCTTGAGGGCCATACTTGTTTATACAATAACCAGTCCACGTCACTTTGTCACCTCTTTGCTAGGAAGTTCGCTCCAAGTGCTTTGGAGCCTCTTCTACAGGTAGCACCCAAGATGCTTGGATTTGGTTAG